The genomic region CCACGCAGGTGAAGGCATCGCCACGCTCCTGGAGCTGCGCGATCAGCGCGCGTGGCGCACGATCGGCGTGCGCCCACAGCGCGGGCAGCTCGGTGCGCGGCCACGCCGCGTCGGGGCGCCAGCGATCGGCCGGCGTGCTGTCGAGCGCCAGGTCGACGTGCACCGAGAGGTGGGGGCCCGCGGCTTCGAAGGCTTCGTGCAGCAGACGCTCGAGTCCGTCGAGCGAATGCGCCTGCACGCCGACCAGCCCGCGAAGTCGGCCCTCGTGGCGCCGCGCCACGTGCGTCGAGAAGCCGACGCTTTCGTCGAGTGCCGCGCGCCGCTCGAGCGGCGTGTCGGCTTCGGCGGCTCCGTAGCAGGTCGCGACGCGCACGCCGAGCTTCTGCGCGGCGGTCACGATCTCCCCGAGCGACAGATCGAGACAACCGCCCGAGCGATGGAAGTCGCACAGCGTGGTGACGCCATGGCGCACGCCCTCGACCAGCGCCGCCAGCGCACTCCAGTGAACGTCTTCGGGCGAGAGCGCGCGGTCGTAGCGCGCCCACGCGACCGCATCCGCGGGCTCGAGACCGCGCGCCAGATGCCGCGCCAGGTGCGCGTGCGTGTTGACAAGCCCCGGCATCAGCACGCGTCCGCGCGCCGGCCAGACGGTCTCGTCCGGATACGCCGCCGCCAGCGCACCGGCCGGGCCGAGCTGAGCGATGTGAGCACCTGCGACACGCACCGCGCCGTCTTCGATCACCCGCGGTTCGCGCCCACCGGTCACGACCGGGCACGGTCCGATGATCACGATGCGAGTCCCAGGCGCCGCAACAACCCACGACGCTCGGCGCGTGCGTCCGCGACCGCCGCCTTTGGATCGAGCGTCGTCCATGCACGCTCGCGGTACAGCACGCGACCGGCGACCATCGTGAGCGCGACGTCCGCACCGCGCGCCGCGTAGACCAGCGCGGCGTAGGGATCGTGTTCCGGTTCGGGGCCGTGGTGCGGACCGCTCACGTCGACCGCGATGACGTCGGCGTCGAGGCCGACCTGGAGCCGGCCGATCCGATCGGCGAGTCCCAGCGCGCGGGCGCCCTCGCAGGTGGCGAGCGCCACCACTTCGCGAGCCGCGAGCGGACGCGCGGAGTCCTTCACGCGCGAGATCGCGCCCGCCGAACCCATCTCGAGGAACGGGTCGAGGCGGTTGTTGCACGCCGCTCCGTCGCATCCGAGCCCGCGCCTCAGGTCGTGGTCGATCCACGCGCGCACGTGAGCGAGCCCCGAGCCGAGCTTGAGATTCGCGTTCGGGCAATGCGCGAGCGCGGCGTTCGCGCGTTGGAGTGCCTGCAATTCGTCCGCTTCGAGCCACACGCCGTGCGCACCGATGAAGCGCGGCCCCAGCACTCCGTGATGTTCGAAGTACCGCGCCGCCGAGCGACCGACCGCCTGCTCGACTTCACGCCCCTCGGTCGGGCCCTCGGCCAGATGGGTGTGCACCAGCAGACCGAGTTCGGACGACACCGCCTTGACGCCCTCCCACGATTCCTCACTGCACGACAGGATGAAGCGGGGCGCCAGTGACACCTGAAGCCGTCCACCGCCGGCACCGTGGAAGCGCCGCACCAGCGCGCGCACTTCGTCGAGCGCCGCACGGGAGGATTCGAGCATGCCCGCCGGCACGCCGACACCTTGATCCATGAGCGCCTTGCCGAACACCGCGCGCACTCCGGTGGTCTCGAGCACCTCGCCGATCGCATCGGTGTGTCGCACGGTTCCCATGTCGTTCACGCACGTCACCCCCGCCGCCAGCAGCTCGGCGAGCCCGAGGCGCGCGGACGCGGCAGCCGAGGCCGCGGTGTGGGCGTGCTCGAGCGGCCAGATGCGCTCCCGCAGCCACGGCATCAGGTCCGCGTGTTCGGCGATGCCGCGAAACAGGGTCTGGCACAGGTGCAGATGCGCCTGAACGAGGCCCGGCAATACCAGCATGCCGGTCGCATCGAAGCGCTCGTCGGGCGGCTCGCCACCCAGCATGGCCGCGGCATCGCGGCCCACGGCGGCGATGCGCCCGTCGCGCACCAGCACGTCGCCCGGGGCGATCGTCCCTGCGTCGTCCATGAGCAGCAGCGTTCCGGAATGGATGAGAAAGGTGCTCAGACCCGCGCCTCCGTGCGTGGGTGTCCGGTCGCGCGATCGGCGCGCCGACCGCCGCGGGGTGCGACGCCGAACGGCGTCGG from Candidatus Eisenbacteria bacterium harbors:
- a CDS encoding amidohydrolase family protein, producing MIIGPCPVVTGGREPRVIEDGAVRVAGAHIAQLGPAGALAAAYPDETVWPARGRVLMPGLVNTHAHLARHLARGLEPADAVAWARYDRALSPEDVHWSALAALVEGVRHGVTTLCDFHRSGGCLDLSLGEIVTAAQKLGVRVATCYGAAEADTPLERRAALDESVGFSTHVARRHEGRLRGLVGVQAHSLDGLERLLHEAFEAAGPHLSVHVDLALDSTPADRWRPDAAWPRTELPALWAHADRAPRALIAQLQERGDAFTCV
- a CDS encoding amidohydrolase family protein, which produces MDDAGTIAPGDVLVRDGRIAAVGRDAAAMLGGEPPDERFDATGMLVLPGLVQAHLHLCQTLFRGIAEHADLMPWLRERIWPLEHAHTAASAAASARLGLAELLAAGVTCVNDMGTVRHTDAIGEVLETTGVRAVFGKALMDQGVGVPAGMLESSRAALDEVRALVRRFHGAGGGRLQVSLAPRFILSCSEESWEGVKAVSSELGLLVHTHLAEGPTEGREVEQAVGRSAARYFEHHGVLGPRFIGAHGVWLEADELQALQRANAALAHCPNANLKLGSGLAHVRAWIDHDLRRGLGCDGAACNNRLDPFLEMGSAGAISRVKDSARPLAAREVVALATCEGARALGLADRIGRLQVGLDADVIAVDVSGPHHGPEPEHDPYAALVYAARGADVALTMVAGRVLYRERAWTTLDPKAAVADARAERRGLLRRLGLAS